A window of the Cannabis sativa cultivar Pink pepper isolate KNU-18-1 chromosome X, ASM2916894v1, whole genome shotgun sequence genome harbors these coding sequences:
- the LOC115695920 gene encoding uncharacterized protein LOC115695920, with translation MSCDLCNKKLMFYNDNEETDCENSKCGKRCLPTPRARTYVQLDDGTELLDAVMFGDVAENIFSCTAVQLKSYSDEKHKLFVQKTTEKLSAKKWRVQLYVDPKRMMSSKYNQYTIQAAEPMED, from the exons ATGTCTTGTGATTTATGTAATAAGAAACTTATGTTCTACAACGACAATGAAGAAACAGACTGTGAGAATTCAAAATGCGGAAAAAGATGTCTTCCAACACCACG TGCAAGGACCTATGTACAACTTGACGATGGTACCGAGTTGCTAGATGCTGTAATGTTCGGAGATGTTGCagaaaatatattctcatgtacTGCAGTTCAATTAAAGTCATATTCAGACGag AAACATAAGTTGTTTGTCCAAAAAACTACAGAGAAATTATCGGCCAAAAAATGGAGAGTTCAGTTGTATGTAGATCCAAAACGAATGATGAGTTCAAAGTACAATCAATACACCATTCAAGCAGCTGAACCAATGGAAGATTAG